Genomic window (Helianthus annuus cultivar XRQ/B chromosome 3, HanXRQr2.0-SUNRISE, whole genome shotgun sequence):
ttaatataatttattatttatttagttaatataagataagtatagatttgaggataccttcaatgaatgacacgtgtccaaaacttggtttcttttattatagtagatagatttattcaacccgtacaatatcatttttatagatataactttttattgtttaatatataaaattatatatattcaactcgtacaataaatgaggtttttaaacatatattgtttaattatttagtatataaaatttatttattcaaccccgtgtaatgcacggggttataacctagtgtaattttatataccaaacaataaaaaatttacatctttaaaaatatcgcattacacggtttgaataaatgtaattttctgtactaaataataaaaaatatatatccttaaaaaaccatgtgtattgtacgaattgaataaatttagttttatatatcaaataataagaagttatatcttaaaaaacctcatgtgttacatgggtcgagtaaatgtaattttgtatagtgaaaataaaatatttaatatttaatatattaatacaaaatttggttttcgtgattaaaatagattattctgttgttgcaaaatttgttaacgaagtctcaataaatttaaccctttatttaaaactccgtaaatatataaatgataaacaatattagttaattttattttaagtttcataaaatttatttgataccaaactaaacaaaacgttcaaatataactaataaagtggtttcttttattatctAGTAtagattcaaataaataatattataaatgagaagaatgagaaggagattaaactaaataataattatccataagatattaaactaataagaTTTAGTAATCGGAACGTAAATGTCCAAAACACCCTCTGTCCTATCTGCGGTAACGGGGACGAATCAATTGACCATCTTTTCATCTCGTGCTCGTTCGCGCAAAGGATAAAGGATTTGGGAGGAGGTCAGTAAATGGGTCAGAGTCAACTCAATTTTTCTGCTGGAACGTACGGATTTGATGCGATTTCATCAGCATGTCAGTGGCTCGGTTAAATGGAAAAAGGTCGTTTATATGGTTATGCAAACGGTAGTGTGGTGCATTTGGCGAAGCCGAAACGACTTAGTTTTTAACAGAAAACAGCCACGATTCCATAATGTTTTTGAGGAAATTAAGGCGGCGAGCTTTATGTGGTATAAAAATCGAGCAAAAAAATCCTTGTTGGCTTGGAACCAGTGGAATAATTTTGGTGCAGCAGCCTTGGGTGTCTAATGTATGCTTGGTGTGCGAGTAATAGCTTCAAGTTATACTTTGTATGTTTATGTTTCACTGCATGTATGTTTTGCTGGATGTGATTAACAGTTGTTAATCCAGCGATTAGCGATTGATATAATAATTCCgtttttgttggccgttcaaaaaaaaaagtaggAGGgctatctataattaattaattaattaaaagatattaaactaaaataataattatctataacagatggcctaatataatgacaagtgtctctaaaatggtttcttttattatatagataTGAGTCTAAGCttcatttttttcatatttttaaaaGCGCTTTTATGTTTAAATAAACATCAATACACAATTTAAAGCTTAAATAATAACTAAATATAGATATTTTAAGTTTAAGTAGTTGTTAACAtgtaattttaaaatttaaataaaaactaaCGTTGTAGAATTCGAGTATTTCTTGTTCGTTATAGTTTAGTAGTTTATTTaagttaaatttatttttaaggtATATTACTTTGGGTATTTAACTAGGATTATTATTagttatttaattaattatttttttattgaaaATATAATCGGGTGTTATGGACCTTATTTTgatgttttattttaatattatctGGATTTTAATCTAAAAAACAGAGCGACAGAATCATTTCATGGGGATTGTCTGAGTCTAACGCATCGCTAGGATGAATTAATATCCTTATTACATAATTAGTTTTAAGACGATGCATATGATTCGCTGGTGCTCTTGATAAATTGAAATTTTCACAAGTGATGACTTGCTTTTTTTGCTTGTATGTTTGTTCCGGCCATATTAGAAAAATAATTAACGTTTAGATTTCATAAATGCATAATTATATACccttctatttgttttttttatggtAATTTGATTTCTCATTTGAAAATTGTTGTTCTAGCTTCAATGTCTCGGGACAAAAATACTCGTTAAACACATTTAGAAGATAAATTAATAAAAGTTTAAAATTATATATACTTTGTATTGTTTAATTAAAAGTGAGTTGCACATAAACTCATCGAATTGCACATAACCAAGTTTTGTTTGTCTAattaaaatactaaaaaaatatataaaatatccATCTCTCATCGAGTTACATAGTAATCAAACATTCAAACCCTTCATCTTTAACCATTTGTGAAAGTGGAGATCACCGCTGGCAATTCCATTTCCAAACCTGTCGATGATCCTGATGTTTTCGGCGATTGAATACAACAAAACAATGGATGAAAACAGGAGGTTTACCGTCGAAAACCAGAGCCGTgcaagaaaaaaaatcaaacaagatCGAACCAGATCTGCGCAAGAACCACAAACTAGGATAAtaaactatttatttttttaacaacaatgaatgttattaatcaaacaattaattaaataataaccaTGTGTTACTAGGAAAATAAATGCATGTGctcaattattatttttttaattagaaAAAACAGATTGATTGTGAACTCCATATATACCTAAACCCTCCACTCATCTTCTATCCTTTTCATGTttcatgtgtaatttttttaattaaaaaagtaattatttatttatgaaAAGATTCCAGCTAGGGTTTTAACTTATCAAGTGTTTATAACTACTACGAATATTAATATCAGATTTGATCTTtgttcaaaattctagtttattAAAAAGATATATTAGGGAATAAAAAACGTGATTATAAATTTATATActtattaaaattgatttttgAAATGGATCATAGGGTGCCTATATATACTACACTCTCATTTTATCAAGTCCTCACAACTTAACTTAAGAAGCATAAAACATACCATGGCAACTGCTTCTCACATgtctctcctcctcctcctcgccCTTGTCGCACTCACACCTTCCACCTCTGCATCCCGAAACGTAAACTTAAACGCAAACTTACACCTACTTCTCCAACTACATGGATTTCCGCCCGGCCTTATACCTGATCCCATCGAAAGCTTCACTATATCCCCCGTAGGCTTTTTGCCACCCACCTTCGACTTCACCGTGCGCTTTAAGAAACCATGTTACGTACAGTACGTATACCTCAATTACTTCGCCCCGGTGTTTACTGGAAGGATCACCTACGGTAAAATTACCGGGATGAAAGGCCATAAGGATCAATTCCCGTCGGGCGAATGGATAGATATGTACGACGTCACAGCGGTTGGCCAAAAGCTTGTGTTCAAATTTGCGACTGCAACTGTAACGTACGATAGAGCGCTGTTTGAGGAGGTTAAGACTTGCAAAGATGGTCCTGCTATTGCTATTGCTGATCACTCTAACGAACTCATCTCTAACGAACTCATCTCTAACGAACTCATCTCTCAGgtattaattactatttatagATTAGAAACTCGTGTATTATAATAATGAAAAATGTGAAGTTAAAGTGAATTAAAATTCAACTGTAGATGTAAAGCCGTTGTTGatcaattatttttttaaaatggtAGTCTAACTATGATCCAATTTTATCTTCTCTACAGCTTCCAATCAGTGCAGAATAAGTTGGTGATCATAATGTTGAGGTTGCATCAGATCAACATCGATGTTTTGAGACTTTTGAAGTTGGGAAGTCTGGGGACAATAGCTTTTTTCATGTGTGTTGTATGAATAAACTTCAGGTTATGAACCTGTTTCGTTTTAAGATTTCGGTTGTGTTGTATGAATGAAGTTTTGGTTACGAACGTGTTTCGTTTTCAAATTTGATGAGAAATAATATGACGTGGTATTAAAATCATTTATTAGAAgaggaatttaaaaaaaaataacaaatagtTTTTAAACCAAGCACAAATATCTACTTAGgtgtaaatattgttttttttttttaaatcaacctGAACATTAATCAGATCCAGTATAGTGTAAAatagtaaatttaattttaaatgAAGTTTTTTGCCATGCGTCATTAATACTTTTCTGGTTGGTTGTGCTGTGAGAGATAAACCAAATATTGTGTATTGTATTTAGATATGTTAATTAAGGTTATAAATGAGTCTCttctctttatattttaaaaacaccacataCATAATTTGGTTATTTGGATGTGAACGCTCTAGCATAATGTTACATTTCCTATCATTTTGTTTTAAATGAAGTTTTTTACCATACGTCATTAATACTTTTCTGGTTGGTTGTGCTGTGAGAGATAAACCAAATATTGTGTATTGTATTTAGATATGTTAATTAAGGTTATAAATGGGTCTCTCTTTAGCATAATGTTACATTTCCTATCATTTTGTTAATTAACACATTACATATTTGGTACCGAAACTACTGGTCTATCATTAGAAATATGTTAAGAGAGAAGCTATAGGTTTCCAGCAAGATCTCCTCTTGAttgttagagagagaaagtgatgaGGGGATGTGGAGGTGCACATGAAAAATGTGGACATAAGCAAAACATTCTCTTGGTTTCAATttaatattgtattgtttatttatgtgtaccttttaaataataaattaatgaAATATTTCATCAAATACGAAGAGAAGTTTGTACCATGTTTTATTGTAAATTAAAATAGTAGAAtaatataaatgataaataaaaaaataatttagtaATACTTAAACCCCGAAAAAAGGGATCCAAAAATGGATTTGTAATGAGCATTAAGAAGTACTAACCATTGCACAAATTTTGAATAAAAAAGATATGCTTGGTTGGCGATGATGTGATAGAAAATGCCTCATAAGGAAACTAACCATTACAAATGGTCTATATAtcaaaatttaatattttatggTATTCCACAATAATTGCTTCTaaattattaaataattataaaacgAGTATATGTCTTAGCTCAATATCAAAAACCCTCGTTTTTTTTGAACGACGACTTTCAAACGATGGATGACCACACCCTTGTAGTCCCGAAGGGTGCCAGGAACCCATCACCTACACACCTGGCTAACTACATTAATTACTTAATTTGTTCAGAAATTTCTTTTTGAGGAGTCCATTGTATAATAAATTACGTTATTGTCCCATTTTCgtgcactatatatatatatatatgtgtgtgtgtgtgtttttcttATTAACAAATACTAAAGAAGAGGGAGTAGTGAATCGAACCCGTGACCCCCTCTCGAGAGGTGATGTTTAAGCTAATGTATTTAATCTTGAAACACGttataactagtttaatacccgtccggtggacgggttacgCTAACAAAGTAACAAACAAAGATAATCTATATTGAGAATGTTTGAGATTActtctccttttcttctttttcatctcatttttgaaaAAGTTACAAACATCTAACTACCCACTTTCTTCTTTTCAAACCACAAAAACTCATTCTCAACACATTATCTAAACACTACAAAAATGACTTATTAACACCCACATTAAGTGGACATAAGTCTAAACAACATTATAAACAAAAACaccatttttaatttataaaaggaaaatgAACGTGAACAGTGTACAACCACAgaacaatataaaataaaagtgaTAGAGTGACAAAACATGAAATGGTGTCATTTTAATGCACAAGTAAACAGTAGGCAACACTGGGAGAAAGTGTAATAACATTCAAACATGGTTTACTGCCTCATTTTTTTCGGCTTTTGGATCATCCTTTTTAGTCTTTAACCTCAAAGGTGGCCTCTTTTCGACTTGTCCACTTGATGCATGGTGCCCATTTGTCAAAGTTGGTGTGTTTTTCGCATCGTCTACCGAGACAACCTCATGTTACTTAATACTTCTAAATCTATTCCAAAAACAACCTTCGTAGGAAGTCTTGCAATAATCTTGAACAATTTTAGCGTACACGGAATCACGGCCATAACTGCGTTTATGGAAGTAACATAATACAAACAAAAGAATacatatattataaaataatactaAAAAGCCTAAGTTAAAAACCAAGATCACGTATAATCATGCAAAGTATGAATGAAATACTAAAACCAATAATTTGAGAAGAAAGGAAAATCTTCAATTTTCCAAATATGCTAGCAGCTATTTAAAAAGAACCTATTTAAATGTAAATTATTTAAATATTTCTAATATTTATTTTAGAGTAAAGTGTGTGATTTACACCTTTATATATTAACCTTTATTTATTTTAAGAGTAAACTGGTTCATTACAAGTATTTGATATTGTCACCTTTatttattttagagtaaactgaTTCATTAGAAGGATTTGACATTGTTTTTATTATCAATTGTAGAAGTGAGTTGGCAATGTTACGTAttgtttatattttatatatttatggtCAAGTGGGCTCATAATTCATATATACACAAATGAGTTGGGCTGCTATATGGGCTTGGTGCTGCTATATATAAGTTCGGTGTGGTAGAGAAACCCTAAGAATTTAAACGCCCCTTTTCTCATATATTTTGTCTTAAGCCAACAAAACTTTATAGCCTCCGCCTAATTAGAACCCCAAACACCTCATCGGAAATCAAATCATCATCTTCTCCTCATCGTATACCTATCATCGCCATAATCCAATCCATAGATCTAGCACCGGCCAGTCGAGGCAAATTTTTCAATACTGGAGGAACTAAACTCACGTATTTAAGGAGAAAAACGACCTTTTCGAACATGTAGAGTTTCTTAAAGAGTTCTAAAATTTTCAAGGTACTTTATCATATATTATTTGGTTTGTATTATAACATCAGTgattttataatatatttaataGTTTTTTTCAAGACTTGTGTTTAATTTCAGAAGTTATATGGAAGATTCAGCATGATTATGGTGCGCTCTACTGGTGGCAACGGTTTTCTAATCAAAGGAAGGACATATCCATGTTTATGTAAGCATTTATTTGCCTTTTTTTAGTTGGTAGTTATACTTTCTTAGCTAGTTTGTTGGAATTCAATGACAGAGATAATGTTTTTTGGGGCTTACTTTTAAATTCGTTGTATTTATGAATTTGTTAACAAAGGTGTGCATTTTTATTAGTATAGTTGGAATATTTGACTGTTTAGTGTAGTGGCATTACGCTTAGTATAACATATAATATTTATTTGTAACTTTTAAAAAATGTTAAGCTTGCAGTGAGCATTTAATGAAAAAACTGAAGTTTTTTTTCTAACATAAAATCTAACTTTTTTAACATACAAATGCTATTAAGTGGAACATTAACCTTTAAGACACACATTGTAATTATTTTTTAACACTTTGAACGTTTTAAGTTAATTTGAACAGATTTTATACAAATGTTAACTATTTGAACAAATTTTATACAATGTAAAAAGTATATAAAGAGGATTAGTATAATGGGGCAAGGAAAATTTTTAAgtgtttaaacttttttttttgtttatactTGGGTGTTATGGAATAGTTTAAAAGATTAGGGTTGCTAATACATTTTTTTAGAGTTATGTTTATATGAAATATCATTTCAGTTTTCTAGATGTGTATTATAAAGAGGTTCTTTAAACACTTTTAAAATAAGCATTAAGATTACAAAAACATCAAAGAACCGAAGCAAGAACTAAAATATCTATGTATCTTAATACATAACAATAATAATATCTATGTATCTAAAGCACATAATGATAAAAAGAGAAGCGTTACCTGTAGTTAAAGAGAATGTAAAAAACTTTACATACTTGTAATGATTACGATTAACATTAGAAATGGCAATGTTTGTGAAAcacataaacaataaaaagagAAACTTTGCTAACCGTGTATAATGACCTTAGAAGTGAGAGTATGAATTAGAAAGTTGAAATATGGTACATAAGACGGTTAGGTATGGGCCTCGTTAGAGGGCCGTCCCCCTCCATTTGGGTCGTCCTACACCACCCCCCTATGGGGCGTCTTGGCAAATCCGTCACAATTTGGACGCTGGAGATGGGCCAGAAAATTGAATGGGGTGGGCCCCGTAAAGGTAACATGCAgcggttataaaaaaaaattcacccCACCACTATAAATTAAACCCCTTTTCACCCCACTTTTTTACCAAACTACTCCCACTTTTctcccatttttataaaaaaaacctcaCCCAACCTGAAAAAAATATGGATCCCTACAAcccaaataatcccaactcaagTTCACACCCGTTTTCGTCATCCGGCTACACACCTGTAATGGACAACGCTTTTGCAAATGATGAAGGACAAAATTAGGAAAAAATGGAGTGGGgagtgtagtttttttttttttttaaatgtaactttaggtttctttttaagtgtgttttttttaatttaaatgtaACTCTAGGATTTTTTAggtgtgtttttttatttaaatgtaactttagattgt
Coding sequences:
- the LOC110928179 gene encoding uncharacterized protein LOC110928179, which encodes MATASHMSLLLLLALVALTPSTSASRNVNLNANLHLLLQLHGFPPGLIPDPIESFTISPVGFLPPTFDFTVRFKKPCYVQYVYLNYFAPVFTGRITYGKITGMKGHKDQFPSGEWIDMYDVTAVGQKLVFKFATATVTYDRALFEEVKTCKDGPAIAIADHSNELISNELISNELISQLPISAE